A genomic segment from Kiritimatiellia bacterium encodes:
- a CDS encoding tetratricopeptide repeat protein, protein MKTLPDAGWWRGLVCGLGVCVLAAACRGRGEAEFELGRRELERGRAVRARDLLDRSIQLRPGHPTNAVAYNLLGLAHHALGDLGASARAFEESRRLNPALAAPWYNLGCLYRQARQYDRAIEFFAEAARLAPDDPRPLEMIGRIHADHRQWNDAAARWQAAHERAPTSPRILTSLAEVELHRRGPAAAVQFLLKALEHDRRYAPALYNLYVIHAHALGDATAAEPYAQQFLEAAPAEDPRAVGVRAWLEARRGGSRVVAPRALLGTATAAVVKGPPAPTSAVGAVPVPTGVVVSARSPTPADLVEAGRRLAARGRPAEAVERCLEAAARARAAGDAAAEETALRIAVQLGPEEPAAHLALARWLEARGDSTGARAAYAKAAELNPALADAHRGLARLALSSNGEEMDAAVLSLRRVLEIDPDDTESRWTLARLYDEQLNRPADARREYEEFVRRAAGDPRSLTAAERLRAIAQPARLPVLAVTAAPPVRPAAPAAPDPAVPPPAGRPLPVRASDRRDLKASTEAFNRARAYVQRGDLDRAAKEYLRAIELDPQSLLAYHNLGDVYLRAGELDLAREAFRRALMVNPDYNDSRYNLALVLDMLGETAVAREQLAQLIARDPNHAAAHYLLGVILSRDPGSEIEAARALRKFLELSPNDPKAEKIRQWLRARGGR, encoded by the coding sequence GTGAAGACTCTTCCCGATGCTGGGTGGTGGCGGGGCCTTGTCTGCGGGCTGGGCGTGTGTGTGCTGGCCGCCGCCTGCCGCGGGCGCGGCGAGGCGGAATTTGAGCTGGGCCGGCGCGAACTGGAGCGCGGGCGGGCGGTGCGTGCCCGGGATTTGTTGGACCGTTCGATTCAGCTGCGCCCGGGGCATCCGACCAACGCGGTCGCGTACAATCTGCTGGGGCTGGCGCATCATGCGCTGGGGGATCTCGGCGCGTCGGCGCGGGCGTTTGAAGAGAGCCGCCGTCTAAATCCGGCGCTGGCGGCGCCGTGGTACAACCTGGGATGTCTGTATCGCCAGGCGCGCCAGTACGACCGTGCGATCGAGTTTTTTGCGGAGGCGGCGCGGCTGGCGCCGGACGATCCCCGCCCGTTGGAGATGATCGGCCGCATTCACGCGGATCACCGCCAGTGGAACGACGCGGCGGCGCGGTGGCAGGCCGCGCACGAGCGTGCCCCGACTTCGCCGCGCATTCTCACCTCGCTCGCGGAGGTGGAACTGCACCGGCGCGGTCCGGCGGCCGCGGTTCAGTTTCTGCTGAAAGCGCTGGAACACGACCGGCGGTATGCGCCGGCGCTCTACAACTTGTATGTGATCCATGCGCATGCGCTGGGCGACGCGACGGCGGCCGAACCCTATGCGCAACAGTTTCTCGAAGCGGCGCCGGCGGAGGACCCGCGAGCGGTAGGGGTCCGGGCGTGGCTGGAAGCGCGGCGCGGGGGCAGCCGGGTGGTTGCGCCGCGGGCTCTGCTGGGCACCGCCACGGCGGCGGTGGTGAAAGGACCGCCGGCTCCGACCTCGGCGGTAGGTGCGGTCCCGGTACCGACCGGTGTAGTCGTCAGCGCACGTTCGCCCACGCCGGCGGATCTGGTCGAGGCCGGCCGTCGCCTGGCCGCACGCGGGCGGCCTGCGGAGGCGGTGGAGCGGTGCCTGGAGGCGGCCGCGCGGGCGCGCGCGGCGGGCGACGCTGCGGCGGAGGAGACCGCGTTGCGGATCGCGGTGCAGCTGGGGCCGGAGGAGCCGGCCGCGCATCTGGCGTTGGCGCGCTGGTTGGAGGCGCGGGGCGACTCGACGGGAGCGCGGGCGGCCTATGCGAAGGCGGCTGAGCTGAACCCCGCGCTGGCCGACGCGCATCGGGGGCTTGCCCGGCTCGCACTGTCCAGCAACGGCGAGGAGATGGATGCGGCGGTGCTCTCGCTGCGGCGAGTGCTCGAGATTGATCCGGATGACACGGAGTCGCGCTGGACGCTGGCGCGGCTGTACGACGAGCAGTTGAACCGCCCCGCCGATGCGCGACGCGAATACGAGGAGTTCGTGCGGCGCGCGGCGGGCGACCCGCGCTCGTTGACGGCGGCGGAGCGGTTGCGGGCGATCGCGCAACCGGCTCGTCTCCCCGTGCTGGCGGTGACCGCCGCGCCGCCGGTTCGCCCCGCTGCGCCGGCCGCACCCGACCCGGCGGTGCCGCCGCCGGCCGGCCGGCCGCTGCCGGTGCGTGCGTCGGACCGGCGGGACCTGAAGGCGTCGACGGAGGCGTTCAATCGAGCGCGGGCGTACGTGCAGCGCGGCGACCTCGACCGTGCCGCAAAGGAATATCTGCGCGCGATCGAACTCGATCCGCAGTCTCTACTGGCCTATCACAACTTGGGCGACGTGTACCTGCGCGCCGGCGAACTGGACCTGGCCCGCGAGGCGTTTCGGCGGGCGCTGATGGTGAATCCGGACTACAACGACTCCCGCTACAACCTGGCGCTGGTGCTCGACATGCTGGGCGAGACCGCGGTGGCGCGCGAGCAGCTGGCGCAGCTGATCGCGCGGGATCCGAACCATGCGGCGGCGCACTATCTGCTGGGCGTGATTCTCAGTCGCGATCCGGGCAGTGAGATCGAGGCGGCCCGCGCGTTGCGGAAGTTCCTTGAGCTGTCGCCAAACGATCCGAAGGCAGAAAAGATCCGGCAGTGGTTGCGCGCGCGTGGCGGACGCTGA
- a CDS encoding tetratricopeptide repeat protein — translation MPSIRHLEYLVRDAAAVPLSPRAPWAATLAIAALLGLATGAGHCATLEEQQQFADGLYARGLYELALREYMAILRVAPQYSALDQVLYRVGECYRERGNVAAADLFYRRVIAEHPNSPFRARAELRRAELFLGERRPAEAIQMLRELVARAPPPEIEAGAHYYIGIAARMTNGLADAEAELRQVLERFAKTPFHPLAAMELADLRQRAGAPLDEVAQLYREAAVHAASSNLAAEAWQRLGNAAYAATNYPLAAEAYGRLLQDHPGHPRAAEASLPAAWSLYHVGRPADALALAEREIAARGETEEWLYLAANARRALLDTDRAVDTYDALARRFPASRLAAAARFESAQALFRQRRYVEVIRRLDRADWEPDLRAEVDWMLAESYAQTGSPETAIQHYRRVVEAQPPSPRAPEAMYRLGTMLVERGARAEASELLRAMVARYPDHPMAPAALLTSGFAHAADERWEEAIVDWGRVERSWTNSPHAEEALFQKGLAELRLKRHAAATASLQALLRRFPSTERAAEANYWLAVLADQSGETAEAENRLRRVLELDPSPDLRRNARFLLARTLQKLRRDAEAADLWQELLATPSRAEMPPDLLEWLALFRLEHRAYSNALAVAETLLAGAPDDAWRQIGAHLLGRAREGLGDTTGALAAFEQADRGAPVTRARVEALLAAARLRLAAGETERAEHAARRAAEFASDDRLAELKARALRLLGEIAEARRDLPSAARYYLSVAILYDHPELSPECLWRAAAHLATLGDTNEAARLRAELRQRYPDSSYAKQR, via the coding sequence GTGCCGTCAATCCGACATCTGGAATATCTCGTTCGCGACGCTGCCGCCGTCCCGTTGAGCCCTCGCGCCCCTTGGGCGGCGACCCTCGCGATCGCGGCGCTGCTCGGCCTGGCGACCGGTGCCGGCCATTGCGCCACGCTCGAAGAGCAGCAGCAGTTCGCCGATGGTCTTTACGCACGCGGACTCTACGAACTGGCTCTGCGCGAGTACATGGCGATTCTTCGCGTCGCACCGCAGTACTCCGCGCTGGACCAGGTGCTCTACCGTGTCGGCGAATGCTACCGCGAGCGCGGCAACGTCGCCGCCGCGGACCTGTTCTACCGGCGCGTGATCGCCGAACATCCCAACAGCCCCTTCCGCGCGCGGGCGGAACTCCGCCGTGCAGAACTGTTCCTCGGCGAGCGACGACCCGCCGAGGCGATCCAGATGCTCCGCGAGCTGGTCGCGCGGGCTCCGCCACCCGAGATCGAAGCCGGCGCGCACTACTACATCGGGATCGCGGCCCGCATGACCAACGGCCTCGCGGACGCGGAGGCCGAACTGCGCCAGGTGCTCGAGCGGTTTGCAAAAACGCCCTTCCATCCGCTCGCCGCAATGGAGCTGGCGGACCTCCGTCAGCGCGCCGGCGCGCCGCTCGATGAAGTGGCGCAGCTCTATCGCGAGGCGGCGGTTCATGCCGCTTCCAGTAACCTCGCCGCGGAGGCCTGGCAGCGGCTCGGCAACGCCGCGTATGCGGCCACGAACTACCCGCTGGCGGCGGAGGCCTACGGTCGCCTGCTCCAAGACCATCCCGGACATCCACGCGCGGCCGAGGCCTCGCTGCCCGCCGCCTGGTCGCTCTACCACGTCGGCCGGCCCGCCGACGCGCTCGCGCTCGCGGAGCGCGAAATCGCCGCGCGAGGCGAAACGGAGGAGTGGCTGTACCTAGCTGCAAATGCGCGCCGGGCGCTGCTGGACACGGATCGCGCAGTCGACACGTACGACGCGCTTGCCCGTCGGTTCCCCGCCAGCCGCCTCGCCGCGGCCGCGCGCTTTGAAAGCGCGCAGGCGCTCTTCCGCCAGCGCCGCTACGTGGAGGTGATCCGCCGTCTCGATCGCGCAGACTGGGAACCCGACCTGCGCGCAGAGGTGGACTGGATGCTCGCCGAATCGTACGCGCAGACCGGCTCGCCGGAGACCGCAATCCAGCACTACCGGCGCGTCGTCGAGGCGCAGCCCCCCTCCCCACGTGCGCCGGAGGCAATGTACCGGCTCGGCACGATGCTGGTGGAGCGCGGTGCGCGCGCGGAAGCCTCCGAGCTTCTGCGTGCGATGGTGGCCCGATATCCCGATCACCCGATGGCGCCCGCCGCGCTGCTGACCTCGGGCTTCGCGCACGCCGCCGACGAACGGTGGGAGGAAGCGATCGTGGACTGGGGCCGCGTGGAACGGTCCTGGACGAACTCTCCCCACGCGGAGGAAGCGCTCTTTCAGAAGGGTCTCGCGGAGCTGCGGCTGAAGCGCCACGCCGCCGCCACCGCATCGCTGCAGGCGCTGCTGCGCCGCTTTCCCTCCACCGAGCGCGCGGCAGAGGCGAACTACTGGCTGGCCGTCCTCGCCGACCAGTCCGGCGAAACGGCCGAGGCGGAAAACCGGCTCCGGCGCGTTTTGGAACTCGACCCGTCGCCGGATCTGCGCCGCAACGCGCGTTTTCTGCTCGCGCGCACGCTGCAGAAGCTGCGGCGCGACGCGGAGGCCGCCGACCTCTGGCAGGAGCTGCTCGCAACACCGTCGCGCGCAGAGATGCCCCCCGATCTGTTGGAATGGCTCGCGCTGTTCCGCCTCGAGCACCGCGCCTACTCGAACGCGCTCGCGGTCGCCGAAACGCTGCTCGCCGGTGCGCCAGACGACGCCTGGCGGCAAATCGGCGCTCATCTGCTCGGACGCGCGCGCGAGGGGCTCGGCGACACGACGGGCGCGCTGGCGGCGTTCGAGCAGGCCGATCGTGGCGCACCGGTCACCCGCGCTCGCGTCGAAGCACTGCTCGCCGCCGCCCGTCTGCGGCTGGCCGCCGGCGAAACGGAACGCGCCGAGCACGCCGCCCGCCGCGCTGCGGAGTTCGCCTCCGACGACCGCCTCGCCGAGCTGAAGGCGCGCGCGCTCCGCCTGCTCGGCGAAATTGCAGAAGCGCGCCGTGATCTCCCCTCCGCCGCCCGCTACTATCTCAGCGTCGCGATTCTCTACGACCACCCGGAGCTGTCGCCGGAGTGCCTCTGGCGCGCGGCCGCCCACCTCGCAACGCTCGGCGATACCAACGAGGCCGCTCGGCTGCGCGCGGAGCTCCGTCAGAGGTATCCCGACAGCAGCTACGCAAAACAGCGCTGA
- a CDS encoding prepilin-type N-terminal cleavage/methylation domain-containing protein, with product MNRRHRAGFSLIEVLSAMAILSIIVLMAARLFNDSVQMWKIGSRRVEQDINARASLELIGRQLTMAMVDPVLQMRVANGAQDLYGNLSHTVTFASFDHRAENKWFQSLNASRPYRDIQQTRYALFRPATNPPIGFLLLRVVTEDESWTTFRAYSDPAWAETFTVGITNVMAEHVARFNIYTYLPGPGGQPVRRDSYDSRYDPPPLWFDIVLYLLDEDDAIKAANLTGGTRNNFLDRNVRRYVHRAYPHNVPGMNILGRPTP from the coding sequence ATGAACCGGAGGCACCGGGCCGGCTTCAGTCTGATCGAAGTTCTCTCCGCGATGGCGATCCTCTCGATCATCGTGTTGATGGCCGCCCGGCTGTTCAACGACAGCGTTCAGATGTGGAAGATCGGCAGCCGCCGCGTCGAACAGGACATCAATGCGCGCGCATCGCTGGAGCTGATCGGTCGGCAGCTGACGATGGCGATGGTGGATCCAGTGCTGCAGATGCGAGTCGCGAACGGCGCGCAGGACTTGTACGGCAATCTCAGCCACACCGTCACCTTCGCCTCGTTCGATCACCGCGCGGAAAACAAGTGGTTTCAGAGCCTCAACGCGTCCCGCCCGTACCGTGACATTCAGCAGACGCGGTACGCCCTCTTCCGCCCCGCCACCAATCCGCCGATCGGCTTTCTGCTCCTGCGGGTGGTCACCGAAGACGAGTCGTGGACCACCTTTCGCGCCTACAGCGACCCCGCCTGGGCCGAGACGTTCACCGTCGGCATCACGAACGTGATGGCGGAACACGTCGCGCGCTTCAACATCTACACCTATTTGCCCGGCCCCGGCGGCCAGCCCGTGCGGCGCGACAGCTACGACTCCCGCTACGATCCGCCGCCGCTGTGGTTTGACATCGTGCTGTACCTGCTAGATGAAGACGACGCGATCAAGGCCGCGAACCTCACCGGCGGCACGCGCAACAACTTCCTCGATCGCAACGTGCGACGGTACGTCCATCGCGCCTATCCCCACAACGTGCCGGGCATGAACATCCTCGGGAGACCGACGCCGTGA
- a CDS encoding type II secretion system GspH family protein — protein sequence MTCPPSRTRNRRRRAIRSRRSLRATAFTLVEMLIVMGIIGILVALLYPTIRSSRLAAERNEAGRAVAAIEAAMNAYQNEYGRFPLQQSGAGDREYTGSDYVALWRILRGLDAQWNPKGLPFMDLPDKALTSDGRFLDPWDTEFRVFADFNNDRQISAGPYGVVFGRSVVVWSRGPDRQDTTPTNRADDVRSWGG from the coding sequence ATGACGTGTCCGCCCAGCCGAACGCGAAACCGACGGCGGCGCGCCATTCGGAGTCGGCGAAGCCTCCGCGCGACCGCGTTCACACTGGTCGAAATGCTCATTGTGATGGGCATCATCGGCATTCTGGTCGCGCTGCTCTACCCCACCATTCGAAGTTCACGGCTCGCCGCCGAACGCAACGAGGCCGGCCGCGCGGTCGCCGCGATCGAGGCTGCGATGAACGCCTACCAGAACGAATACGGGCGGTTCCCGCTCCAGCAAAGCGGCGCCGGCGATCGCGAGTACACCGGCAGCGACTACGTCGCTCTCTGGCGCATCTTGAGGGGACTCGATGCCCAGTGGAACCCCAAGGGACTGCCGTTCATGGACCTCCCCGACAAGGCGCTGACCTCCGACGGCCGTTTTCTCGACCCGTGGGACACCGAGTTCCGCGTCTTCGCCGATTTCAACAACGATCGGCAGATCAGCGCGGGCCCGTACGGGGTGGTCTTCGGGCGCAGCGTGGTGGTCTGGTCCCGGGGACCTGACCGGCAGGACACCACCCCCACCAACCGCGCCGACGACGTGCGCTCCTGGGGAGGCTGA
- a CDS encoding MotA/TolQ/ExbB proton channel family protein, whose product MNQVVLIRRCVWLAVATLSVAALADEPTATDAATRMMTLREILEAGGALMYVLGALSVAALASILYLAVTLRPAAVAPADLLHDLREMLGAGRREEARLACRRSRSALAAIGETALTWLQRNEGGDPAMLKEVMEGEGSRQAALLQNSTQYLHDIAVIAPMVGLLGTVIGMLRAFNAVALDLARARPMTLAAGVAQALITTAAGLIVGIPAMAFYSYFRGRVAKLTAQLETAAADLLAILSPERRTR is encoded by the coding sequence ATGAATCAGGTCGTTTTGATCCGACGTTGTGTCTGGCTCGCCGTCGCGACACTGTCCGTCGCCGCGCTCGCCGACGAGCCGACCGCTACGGACGCCGCGACGCGGATGATGACGCTGCGCGAGATCCTCGAGGCCGGCGGTGCGCTGATGTATGTGCTCGGCGCGCTCTCGGTCGCCGCGCTCGCGTCGATCCTGTACCTCGCGGTGACGCTGCGCCCAGCCGCGGTCGCGCCGGCGGATCTGCTGCATGACCTGCGCGAAATGCTCGGCGCGGGCCGCCGCGAAGAAGCGCGGCTGGCCTGCCGCCGAAGCCGCTCCGCACTGGCCGCGATCGGCGAGACCGCGCTCACCTGGCTGCAGCGTAACGAGGGCGGCGACCCGGCGATGTTGAAGGAGGTGATGGAAGGAGAGGGCAGCCGCCAGGCCGCGCTGCTGCAAAACTCGACCCAGTACCTGCACGACATCGCGGTGATCGCGCCGATGGTCGGCCTGCTGGGCACGGTGATCGGCATGTTGCGCGCGTTCAACGCGGTCGCGCTGGACCTCGCGCGCGCGCGCCCCATGACGCTCGCCGCCGGCGTTGCGCAGGCGCTGATCACCACCGCCGCCGGCCTCATCGTCGGCATTCCCGCGATGGCCTTCTACTCCTACTTCCGCGGCCGCGTCGCGAAGCTCACCGCCCAGCTCGAGACCGCCGCCGCGGACCTGCTGGCGATTCTGTCACCGGAGCGGAGGACCCGATGA
- a CDS encoding biopolymer transporter ExbD yields MNFHARLRPEPIGFQLAPMIDVVFLLLCFFMTSQLFAQWETDVPLTLPTARTGETSRRLPGEITLNITADGRVIVNAKPYTDEELARMLERLAKLYPGQPVVLRADRSTPYEQIIRVLDLCRQSDIWNISFATLPPSR; encoded by the coding sequence ATGAACTTCCACGCCCGGCTGCGGCCCGAACCAATCGGCTTCCAGCTCGCACCGATGATTGATGTCGTATTTCTGCTGCTCTGCTTTTTCATGACCAGCCAGTTGTTTGCGCAGTGGGAGACGGACGTTCCGCTCACGCTGCCCACCGCGCGCACCGGGGAGACCTCCCGCCGATTGCCCGGCGAGATCACCCTCAACATCACAGCGGACGGGCGGGTGATCGTGAACGCAAAACCGTACACCGATGAGGAGCTCGCCCGTATGCTGGAACGGCTCGCCAAGCTGTATCCCGGCCAGCCCGTGGTGCTGCGCGCCGATCGCTCCACCCCCTACGAGCAGATCATCCGCGTGCTCGATCTGTGCCGTCAATCCGACATCTGGAATATCTCGTTCGCGACGCTGCCGCCGTCCCGTTGA
- a CDS encoding prepilin-type N-terminal cleavage/methylation domain-containing protein — MIFRRRVCGRQGFTLIEIALALLVISIGVLGAFSLFPHGLAEAQMASFETQAGLIGEMIFRSYRALAVTQSWNSINSSLRVRVPGVEPGIWSGSSTTAEIFPDGAVRELVMAANIPAATGGTGETIDHAMRYRLIIEDRVPQRLKRFTLYLWPGRYGSTDPSLARIYVTEIYNIRMQ, encoded by the coding sequence ATGATCTTCCGACGACGTGTCTGCGGCCGTCAGGGCTTCACGCTCATCGAGATCGCGCTCGCACTGCTGGTGATTTCGATCGGAGTGCTCGGCGCGTTTTCGCTTTTCCCCCATGGCCTCGCCGAAGCGCAAATGGCGAGCTTCGAGACGCAGGCCGGCCTGATCGGCGAAATGATCTTCCGAAGCTACCGGGCGCTGGCGGTGACGCAGTCATGGAATTCGATCAACTCCTCGCTGCGAGTCCGCGTGCCCGGGGTGGAACCCGGCATCTGGAGCGGTAGCAGCACCACCGCGGAAATCTTCCCCGACGGCGCGGTGCGCGAACTGGTAATGGCCGCCAACATCCCCGCCGCGACCGGCGGCACCGGCGAGACCATTGACCATGCGATGCGCTACCGGCTGATCATCGAGGACCGGGTGCCGCAGCGGTTGAAGCGGTTCACGCTGTACCTCTGGCCGGGCCGCTACGGCTCGACCGACCCGTCGCTCGCCCGGATCTATGTGACGGAAATCTACAACATCCGAATGCAATAG
- a CDS encoding prepilin-type N-terminal cleavage/methylation domain-containing protein, with the protein MSASVVRGGWSRRVDRRRAMIRRAFTLVELLVVVGIMGMMLAITVVAFEGIGRGAKMRAALMTIKSTLALARQYSITDRTLCFVVFPDDQVNFSAVTNLGATRYSAMFIGTTARWSRMLAKWYHLPRGIVFDRDRQPPAYPRVLNVFDRSNTNNVSGIPFPIEASNQVDQLVACMRFHPNGRLHQPDAMTDPAIIITEGTIRYDPSTSALLEYFKQPNAPAYMIEVRPLTGRTKITELPPNP; encoded by the coding sequence ATGAGCGCATCGGTGGTTCGCGGTGGCTGGAGCCGACGGGTGGACCGGCGGCGCGCGATGATTCGAAGGGCGTTCACGCTCGTCGAGCTGCTCGTCGTCGTCGGGATCATGGGCATGATGCTGGCGATCACCGTCGTCGCGTTCGAGGGAATCGGTCGCGGCGCGAAGATGCGGGCGGCTCTGATGACGATCAAATCCACCCTCGCGCTCGCCCGGCAGTATTCGATCACCGATCGCACTCTCTGCTTCGTGGTTTTTCCGGACGATCAGGTGAATTTCTCCGCCGTGACGAACCTCGGCGCGACCCGCTACTCGGCGATGTTCATCGGCACCACCGCTCGATGGAGCCGTATGCTCGCAAAGTGGTACCACCTGCCGCGGGGCATTGTGTTCGACCGCGACCGGCAGCCCCCCGCCTACCCCCGAGTGCTCAACGTGTTCGACCGCAGCAATACTAACAACGTCTCCGGGATTCCCTTTCCGATTGAGGCATCGAACCAGGTGGACCAACTGGTCGCATGCATGCGCTTTCACCCGAACGGCCGGCTGCATCAGCCCGACGCGATGACCGACCCGGCGATCATCATCACGGAGGGGACCATTCGCTACGATCCGTCAACCTCCGCGCTTCTGGAGTACTTCAAACAGCCGAATGCACCGGCGTACATGATCGAGGTGCGACCGCTCACCGGACGGACGAAAATCACGGAGCTTCCGCCGAACCCATGA
- a CDS encoding DUF1080 domain-containing protein, producing MNRAGGGVGKRAAVIAALVLGIGVTSRGAGPAATNGGEEGFVPLFNGRDLEGWLADGSGYEVRDGLLICPKGCKNNLFYGREFSDFVIRFEFRLTRGANNGLAIRAPERGNPSYDGLEIQIIDDDNYFEVHNYRLQPWQKHGSIYGVVAATPGALRPPGEWNEQEVRAVGSRITVVLNGRTIMDADLSQLSGTADGKGLDQHGGVHRRSGRIGFLGHGDEVAFRNIRIRDLAGAGGGPTGR from the coding sequence ATGAATCGGGCGGGTGGCGGCGTGGGAAAGCGCGCGGCAGTGATCGCGGCGTTGGTGCTGGGCATCGGGGTCACGTCTCGCGGCGCGGGGCCGGCGGCGACCAACGGTGGCGAGGAGGGATTTGTCCCTCTGTTCAACGGACGGGATCTGGAGGGATGGTTGGCGGACGGCAGCGGGTACGAGGTGCGCGACGGGCTGCTGATCTGCCCGAAGGGGTGCAAGAACAATCTTTTTTACGGGCGGGAATTCTCCGACTTCGTGATTCGGTTTGAGTTCCGGCTCACACGCGGTGCGAACAACGGCCTGGCGATCCGAGCTCCGGAGCGAGGAAATCCGTCGTATGACGGTCTGGAGATTCAGATCATTGACGACGACAACTACTTTGAAGTGCACAATTACCGACTTCAGCCGTGGCAGAAGCACGGCTCGATCTACGGAGTGGTGGCTGCGACGCCGGGAGCGCTGCGACCGCCGGGAGAGTGGAACGAGCAGGAGGTGCGGGCGGTCGGCAGTCGGATCACGGTGGTGCTGAACGGCCGCACGATCATGGACGCGGATCTTTCGCAACTGAGCGGCACCGCAGATGGCAAGGGGCTGGATCAGCACGGCGGCGTCCACCGCCGGTCGGGGCGGATCGGTTTTCTGGGCCATGGGGACGAGGTGGCGTTCCGCAACATTCGGATTCGCGATCTCGCCGGCGCTGGGGGAGGGCCGACGGGCCGCTGA
- a CDS encoding bile acid:sodium symporter family protein encodes MRMFIERLTNLFWLWTVLGVGWAWWRPTDFTWFLPYIAPGLAVIMLGMGLTLTVREFREVARRPVVVGSGVFAQYLIMPLCGWLIARLSNLPAGLAAGLVLVACCPGGTASNVITHLARGDTCLSVLMTMCSTLLAVVMTPLLTGWLAGQYVPVDRAALIRDTAMVVLLPVAAGITINQMSGRYLGVVKRISPLISVVGIVLIVGAIAGAQRRVILESGVRLVGAVVALHGLGFSLGYALARAWGYPVMWRRTISIEVGMQNSGLGSALARNLPHPAAAAPAAISAFCHCVIGAALAAWWRLRPAPPLAQDGRQPATGGGPAPGKEST; translated from the coding sequence ATGCGGATGTTCATTGAGCGGCTGACAAATCTCTTTTGGCTGTGGACGGTACTGGGGGTGGGGTGGGCCTGGTGGCGGCCGACGGATTTCACGTGGTTCCTGCCCTACATTGCGCCGGGGCTGGCGGTAATCATGCTCGGCATGGGGCTGACGCTGACGGTGCGGGAATTTCGGGAGGTCGCTCGCCGCCCGGTGGTGGTTGGCAGCGGGGTGTTCGCCCAGTATCTGATCATGCCGCTGTGCGGTTGGCTCATCGCCCGGCTCTCGAATTTGCCCGCGGGTCTGGCGGCCGGTCTGGTTCTGGTGGCGTGTTGTCCGGGCGGGACCGCCAGCAACGTGATCACGCATTTGGCGCGCGGCGACACGTGTCTGAGCGTGCTGATGACGATGTGCTCGACGTTGCTGGCGGTGGTGATGACGCCGCTGTTGACCGGATGGCTGGCCGGTCAGTACGTGCCGGTGGACCGCGCTGCGCTCATCCGCGACACGGCGATGGTCGTGCTGCTGCCGGTTGCGGCGGGCATTACGATCAACCAGATGTCCGGCCGGTATCTCGGCGTGGTGAAACGAATTTCGCCGCTCATCTCAGTGGTGGGGATCGTGCTGATCGTCGGCGCGATCGCGGGCGCGCAGCGGCGGGTGATCCTGGAGAGCGGCGTGCGGCTGGTTGGTGCGGTGGTTGCGCTTCATGGGCTCGGATTTTCGCTGGGGTATGCGCTGGCACGCGCGTGGGGATATCCGGTGATGTGGAGGCGGACGATCAGCATCGAAGTCGGCATGCAAAATTCGGGGTTGGGTTCGGCACTGGCGAGGAACTTGCCGCATCCGGCGGCCGCGGCGCCCGCTGCCATCTCGGCGTTCTGCCACTGTGTGATTGGGGCGGCGCTGGCGGCGTGGTGGCGGTTGCGCCCGGCGCCTCCGCTGGCACAGGATGGAAGGCAGCCGGCCACGGGAGGCGGGCCGGCGCCAGGGAAGGAGAGCACATGA